ACTTTATGCCTGTCAAAAATCACTGGCTGGACGGTTGGTATCTCAAAGTCAACAAAACTTTTTCTCCTAAGACACGAAATGGAATAAAAGGCAATAAAGCTCACATTTTAATTGTGGTCGCAGTCAATTCCTGTCCTAAGATTAGGAGTTATAATTTTTCTTCAAGAGAGAGCTGTCTGTTGAATTTGCACacaattctctgtaaactctagagactgttgcaAAATCACAGCAGATCAGCAGTTTTTGAGATACTCAAAGTACCCAGTCTGCCACCAATCATTCTACGGTTAAAGTCACCTAAATCTCATATCTTCCCGATACTGGTGATTGATTTGAACaataactgaacctcttgaccatgtctgcgggtttgaaagagtagagatgttgcctatagcaaccaatcagattctagctgtcattttgtagaatgtactaaataaatgataacaagaatcggattggttgctttagcaatatctccactttttcaaacccacagcctgataaatttacccccaggtgtgcaaaGTTGATAGAGCCTTATTAAAAagactcactgctataataaaagcaaaaagttCCAGAAAGGATTAGTTTAAGGGTATTGTAGTTTTCTTATCACTTATTAAAGGtgaaaaaggtctgacatgatttatcttgttttgaggctttacatcacaaacatatGGAAACCGGCAACTTCAATAAAGGTGTGTAGACTTTTAATATCCACTGTATGGGTATTATAATGTTATGGGATAATGAAAATCATTTTATGGGCCAAGGATTATAATGGGAAGAATAATAATGGATAAATGATAAAGGAACTATATGCAAGCACATACCTGAGAAAcgtatatacatttataaaacaggTAAATAATTCAGAATAACGGACACTTGATAATGTTTTGTATCATCTATGCTAAACTTTTATATATTGAAGATTGTTATAGAAAATTATGTAAATGAGATTTTAAATGAAGCTCCCAATCTGCATACAATCTTTCCTGATATAAGTATCATTGACCTGTGATCTGTATCTAAGCTTATATGGGTATCTATAAGCAAATATACAAAGAGAGTACCTAATAGTGTAAGTTATTATATCAGATACCACTATGTGCAGATAAAAGTAGATTTTGTAGCTTATTTTAAGACATGTTGGTCCAACACAACAGTACTTTTTCCATAGATGGTTAATCTCATGAAATATGCACACGGGGAAGAAACAAATTGCTATCTAAAAAGTATTAAaaccaattatttaaaaaatttcctTAAACCTGCATATACATTGGTTCTAGTCACTGATAACTTCACAAATGCAACTCAATACTAGGTTTCACCCATTCAACAGAATTGACTATTTGAATGGTGGTTATACACAGTGGAGCCAACCATCTTCATACAttgttcctgtctccagtgaATAGGTTGTGCTTATTTTCAGAAACAGAGGCCTGCAACCCTACCTTTAAGAACTGGGAGTGGGAGGTGATGCTTCTCCTTTAACATGGGTAGAATTGTATGGAAGCTATAGCTATATATTGACACAGAGTCCAATTTGGCTACAATattcatatataatgtatattggtTTAACCCACTTTAAGATTGCAGACTGGATAACTGATTAACTGCAAattataaaatggaaaaaacagTTTGATAAGTCTTCATATATGAAatcaatctataatttaaaaacattgtAAAAGTAAGAAAGACAGTTCAAATAATATCTTTGACTAAACAACTGTTCTTCAAAATGGAACCATGTTCTTTATTTCAGCCTCATAAATAGATGGGATAAGTCCTATAGGTGAATTTATCATATGGACTGTATTTTTCCCAAACAAAGTCAGCTCATAGGTGACCAGCTGTCTCCAGAAGCCAGGGTTGGGGCGGATAATAGGTCTGCATGTTTTTAAGTGGACATGTGCAGCCAGCAGGGAGAGTCCACGGTATCTCATTAGAAAAGCGAGGCAGAGTGTAGAAGACCTGCTGACCCCTGCTGAGCAATGGATTAATGTGCGTCCTCCCTTGGCTTCTACTTGGTGGATCTTATGCGTTATGGTTTCAAAGCAATCCAACAAAGGGGTGTCCGGCGTGTCGGCTACTGCGAAATGCAGATATTCCACCTCGGGTAAGGCACGAGTAGAACATTGCAAAGAGACGTTAATGACACAAGTGATGCGATGGGTAGTAAGTAAGTACTGGTTGTTTGCTGCTGCTGCATTGCTCAGGTACAGGCTTTCTATTACTCGATTCAGTCCACACAGAGACATCAGTCCACTTTTACATGAGCAGACAGCTCCTTTATCTCTTGTCTTGATATTCACTGGCAGTACCATAGACCCTGCTATTCTGCTGGAATGAAAGCAACACATCAGCTAAACCTGTACCAAAatggaaaaaattatttataatatacactTTCAAATCTCCAACCAATCTTACACACAGAACTTGTACACACTCTTCTGTACAGACCCGTTTTTATATTCCTCCAGATAGCCAGGTGaaaaacgcagaatttgtagaagggggtttccacaccacgccgccagtgggcgtgaccagcatgcatgggggcgtggctataattttagacagtgtttggctgctctccaactcttcctatcccgataatatacatgagcaatgctgcatgcactactgttaggtgcacgcagctctcccttttcaagcagaactgtttgaagtgggagcagggtccagccacctcaattatacagtgccccaggcttggaggggggaatacaggcactaggaaacccccccacctcggtttgcctatgatagcgGTGAATTATATTATCTTGCCATGTCagagaaattaataaataattcagGAGTTGCTGATTGTTACACTATTTCTTTGTAAGCCCGCCCACTGACCTAGTCATAGATTTTAAAACTACCTTATTAACAGAGGCAGGGCGTAGAGAAAGAAGCTTACATAGAAAGCATAGTTTAAAATACAAGGAGCCGTATCTGTTACACAGTGTAAACAACAATTTAATTTTCCTTATGTgaaatttacaataataattacatttttatctcCATAAATAGAAAGAAGACAAGATTCCTAATATCAGTATAGATGCCTACACAAGTACACATGCACTCATGAGAAGTTCATTTTAGACGAGTACTTATAATTACTAATACGTGTGTGGCGCACAAATAAATCTTAACTGAATGATTCTTAATTGAAAAGATTGTTCAGAATGCAGTTATCCCTGTTTACAGATTTTGCCCAGTGCGAGAGAGATAGATGTTTAGAAAAACCATTAACACagaaaatccagattttttttttagaattgcatCTCCATGTTGCATTGTATTATATTGAATTACtttcaaataaaacaatacaaaccATTATATTAATGTGCTGCATATGGCTCAGTGTAATCTTATAATAGTTAAGAAATATGGAAGATATAAAGTCAAACCATACCATTTTAGGCCATGTGATGTCCACAGTGCTGTGTAGTTGTATAGGAAGTGTATATCCAAGTTGCCAAGCAACAGTAGTATGACTTGCTGATATCACAATACCACTATGTAACACGGCTGTCCATCCTGTCTACCTCACCATTTAGGTTATTTCATGCTTGgctatccatttatttttactatagtGTTTCTTCTCTTTTCCACATTTAATTTAAGTGTCAAAACAGCCAGCTAGGAACCCAAAGGTTActctttgcaaaagaaaaaacttttatTCAAGATGCACCAACAAATCAAAGAGATATCAGCAGTATCACAGACGTAAAATTAGACACATTGTCGACACTAtcttaaatatacaaaaaacccaaaatggtatttaaaatgcatttacattttttctcattaaaatagctagaaaaataaaaacatgaaacataTAATTAAAGAATGCGCATACTTTATGTACATTTTTACGGGTTAGATCTCTCCTACTTTCAAATTAGGAATAAATGATTGACATGTATACATCAGTACACATAGttgtacaaaaaataaaagagagAACACTACCCATATGGAAAAGAAAGCAGTTATGGGAAAGGTATCATTACTAGACCACAATTGGGTTTGTATGTAACCCCTCGACTGCAAAAGGCAAGTAGAACTCACCTTCTACCTACATTCCAAAACTGTGAAGGAAGAGTCCCAAGTGTTTACTGCCAGTTGGCGTGTCTTCTTGTAGTGCTGCAGCGGGAGAGACCCACATGTAGATCCATGAACATGGTGCGTACATGCTCCCCAGGCAATGAGCCACAAAAATTTCAGGGATAGTGATCTCTCAATCCCTGTCTCAGAAAAACTTGGGTGCACCCTCACTTGGAAGGAAAAGTCCTTTTTCAAATGAGGGCGATCCTGTTAAATAATTGCCTGCTGATCATTTTTGTGTACAGCTCAAAAAAAAGTAGCATTTGCTCCAGGTATAACAAATGTGTACACTTACTACCCGTGATAGTGCAGAAATAGCATAGGGATGTGGCTTGCCAGTTAGTAAGtgataaagtcacattaccctatttgtacacagtataataatgtaatgaggcGTCATATACACGAGAGAATATTACCTTGACTGTTATTaagaaatgtgaaagtcacattgtcaatataacatgtaatatattaaattaaaatacaaatatctgttgttttcccct
The Mixophyes fleayi isolate aMixFle1 chromosome 1, aMixFle1.hap1, whole genome shotgun sequence DNA segment above includes these coding regions:
- the DUSP18 gene encoding dual specificity protein phosphatase 18 isoform X1; this encodes MCCFHSSRIAGSMVLPVNIKTRDKGAVCSCKSGLMSLCGLNRVIESLYLSNAAAANNQYLLTTHRITCVINVSLQCSTRALPEVEYLHFAVADTPDTPLLDCFETITHKIHQVEAKGGRTLIHCSAGVSRSSTLCLAFLMRYRGLSLLAAHVHLKTCRPIIRPNPGFWRQLVTYELTLFGKNTVHMINSPIGLIPSIYEAEIKNMVPF
- the DUSP18 gene encoding dual specificity protein phosphatase 18 isoform X2, with the translated sequence MVLPVNIKTRDKGAVCSCKSGLMSLCGLNRVIESLYLSNAAAANNQYLLTTHRITCVINVSLQCSTRALPEVEYLHFAVADTPDTPLLDCFETITHKIHQVEAKGGRTLIHCSAGVSRSSTLCLAFLMRYRGLSLLAAHVHLKTCRPIIRPNPGFWRQLVTYELTLFGKNTVHMINSPIGLIPSIYEAEIKNMVPF